The Candidatus Endomicrobium procryptotermitis DNA window TTAGGAAGAAATATTTTTAAAAAATCAGCATATATAAGCGGTTCTCCACCTGTAATCGCTATGGATGGAGTCGGTGATAAAAATTTTTTATATTTTTTATACAAAAATTTAACTTTATCTGCGAGATCTTCAGGAGTCATGTATATTGTCTTGTCGGACACTTTTATCGAGTATGCTGTATCGCAATAAGAACAGTTTAAGTTACAACCTGCAAATCTTACAAAAATCTGTGCCAGTCCAGTGTAAAGTCCTTCTCCCTGATAAGAAAAAAATATTTCATAAAACGGAGCTTTTATGTCAGGCTGATGGATCATTTAATCCCGCCTCTTTAAAGCCTTTGGCTCTTAACTTGCATGAATCGCATTTGCCGCACGGTTTTTTCAGTCCGTTATAGCATGACCATGTATATTTATAAGGAGTTTTCAATTTTGTTCCGAGTTTTATTATCTGTGCTTTTGTCATGTGAATGAGAGGTGCTTTGATTTTAATTTTTAGCCCAAGAGCTTTTAAAAGTTTATTGTAAGCTTCTATAAACTGAGGCCTACAGTCTGGGTAACCTGAAAAATCAAGAGCGTTTGCACCTATAAAAATGCTTTGTGCTTTTATTGATTCTGCAAAAGATAAGCCATAAGAAAGAAATAAAGTATTTCTTCCGGGAACATAAGTAATGGGAATTTTTTGCGCAATAACTTTATTCTTGGGAACTTTAATGCTTTTATTAGTAAGAGCGTCTTTTGACCATGGAAGAGATAAACTTACTATAGAATATCGAACTTTTAATTTTTCTGCTATTTTTACCGCGGACTTAATTTCTCTGTCATGACGTTGTCCGTAATTAAAAATAAGAGATTCGCATTTATATCCTTTTGAAAGCGCATAGCACAAAACAGTAGTTGAATCAAGCCCGCCGGAAAATAAAATTATGGCTTTCTTTTCTTTTTTCATTAAAAAAAACTCCTAGACTGTCATAAGACTGTAAGTTTTGAGGTTTGGCAGCAACAAGAACTGATTTTGCGAGTTACTGTAACGTTTCAATACGGACTGCATAATGACAAATGGTCCTTTATCTTTGACATTACTCAGCTTCTGCCATTGCTGAAGACGTTTCACTTTCCCATACTTCTACTTCGCATACTTTTGCCGTATCGATTTCCACTTTTTTCAATTCATTTAAAATATACGCCGCTATATTTTCAGCTGTAGGATTTATGTCGTTAAACGGAGGAATTTCGTTGAGAAATTTGTGATCGAGATAGTGTATTATTTTATCCAAACGAGCTTTAATATCGGTAAAATCCATAAGCATTCCAGTTGAATCCAGTTTGTTTCCACAGAAAGCCGCTCGCACTTTCCAGTTGTGTCCGTGCATATTTTCACATTTGCCTTTATACTCCCTTAGACAGTGAGCCGAGGCGAATCCTTTTACTACGGAAAGTTTATATTTCATTTTTTACTCCAAATATACTTTTTTTACGTTTTTAATTCGTTTTGCAAAAAAACAGCTTCCTATTTTTCGAAATTTCTCGGGATTATCGCTTACGTAAAAAGACAATTTTCCGTCGTTTCTCTTTTCAGAAAGCATATCTCTTTCAGAGAGAATCTCTTTAACAACTGAAGCTGTAGCTTTTGCTGAATCTATTAAAGAGATATTTCTTCCCACATTTTTTTTAAGAGTTTTTTTTAAAAGAGGATAATGCGTGCAGCCTAAAACCAGTGTATCTATATTTTTTGATATAAGTGGTTTGAGATATCGTTTTACGATTTCGTCCGTTATTTTGCCTTTATTCCAGCCTTCTTCCACCAAAGGCACAAAAAGTGGGCATGCCTGCTGGTAAACTGCTGCGGCAGAAATCTTTTTTACAGCTTTATAATAGGAGTTACTGTCGACGGTCCCT harbors:
- the queC gene encoding 7-cyano-7-deazaguanine synthase QueC, giving the protein MKKEKKAIILFSGGLDSTTVLCYALSKGYKCESLIFNYGQRHDREIKSAVKIAEKLKVRYSIVSLSLPWSKDALTNKSIKVPKNKVIAQKIPITYVPGRNTLFLSYGLSFAESIKAQSIFIGANALDFSGYPDCRPQFIEAYNKLLKALGLKIKIKAPLIHMTKAQIIKLGTKLKTPYKYTWSCYNGLKKPCGKCDSCKLRAKGFKEAGLNDPSA
- the murI gene encoding glutamate racemase, translated to MAKNKPVGIFDSGFGGLTVLSEINKAFPNENLIYFGDTAHVPYGSKSKNTVIKFSKDIASFLIKKDIKMLVIACNTASAFALPVLKKQLGIPVIGVIEPGAKAAVRSTRNKKIGIIGTEGTVDSNSYYKAVKKISAAAVYQQACPLFVPLVEEGWNKGKITDEIVKRYLKPLISKNIDTLVLGCTHYPLLKKTLKKNVGRNISLIDSAKATASVVKEILSERDMLSEKRNDGKLSFYVSDNPEKFRKIGSCFFAKRIKNVKKVYLE
- the queD gene encoding 6-carboxytetrahydropterin synthase QueD, producing MKYKLSVVKGFASAHCLREYKGKCENMHGHNWKVRAAFCGNKLDSTGMLMDFTDIKARLDKIIHYLDHKFLNEIPPFNDINPTAENIAAYILNELKKVEIDTAKVCEVEVWESETSSAMAEAE